The following are encoded together in the Candidatus Methylomirabilis lanthanidiphila genome:
- a CDS encoding Aldo/keto reductase family protein yields the protein MNLESHDMARPQHTNRLIHETSPYLLQHAHNPVDWYPWGEEALRRAREENRPILLSIGYSACHWCHVMAHESFEDGAIAELMNQHFVCIKVDREERPDLDAIYMAATMAMNQGQGGWPMTVFLTPDMQPFFAGTYFPPRNGLGRPGFPTILKRIAEVWREQPDGLRTQAVEITGRLRESSRPPLPLPVGRAEIAAAVAHFAATFDPAFGGFGSAPKFPAATALSLLLRHHRHTGDAHALQMIRTTLDAMARGGIYDQIGGGFARYSTDERWLVPHFEKMLYDNALLARTYLEALQVTGDPLYRRIAAEVLDYILREMTAPEGGLYSATDADSEGEEGKFYIWTPAEIVAILGAEEARVFCAYYDITESGNWEGKSIPNIRRTATQVAAKLGISGEALQISLDRARCKLYGARRQRVPPGLDDKILTAWNGLMISAMTEGYRILGERRYLDSAIRAADFLLCTLVGPDGRLLRTYRSGFAHLNAYLEDYACLCEGLIDLYEAGGDGRYLRDAVRLAERLLADFVDEESGAFCTTSRDHESLILRHREGTDGATPSGNAVAASALARLSFHMARDDLRRAAERAIAAYGKQIALYPHAFTKSLAVVDLLLEGPVELALIGSPEEAGYEALRREVGRHYLPNRIIAHHDPTEGEPPDFPLVKGKGLVDGRAALYICRNLTCQAPITDPVQAASALSLPEQLSAGGTRSAVGSFLTGHATEAGTAAYAARFASLGYVALGSTGLITCKLGFGGYRIDDETREHDEAMKKALLEGCNLIDTSTNYMDGGSERCVGAVLGELARAGTLRREEVIVVSKIGYVQGQNLELAQQREAAGTPFLEMVKYMDGCWHCIHPEFLRDQLERSLTRLQLETLDVCLLHNPEYFLTDTRHRGRSNLESARDEFYRRLREAFAFFETQVAAGTIRWYGVSSNTAASPATDPEATSLTRMLTAAREAGGPAHHFRILQLPINLFEAGALLLRNNGLDNRQTVLEAASAAGVGVLVNRPLNAIVGNGMIRLAATPSRRAADAISAIIDPLLPEAQRGESLSRKALWVLTSTKGVSCVLNGMRTPAYVDDSLGVLPWPPLDDVVPIYQAVARLTPLDAGRLSR from the coding sequence ATGAATCTGGAGTCCCATGACATGGCGCGGCCACAGCATACCAATCGGCTGATCCACGAGACCAGCCCGTACCTCTTGCAGCACGCCCATAACCCGGTGGACTGGTACCCGTGGGGAGAGGAGGCGCTTCGCCGGGCCAGGGAGGAGAACCGCCCGATCCTGCTCAGCATCGGCTATTCCGCCTGCCACTGGTGCCACGTGATGGCGCACGAGTCGTTCGAGGATGGGGCGATCGCCGAGCTGATGAACCAGCACTTCGTCTGCATCAAGGTTGATCGGGAGGAGCGACCCGACCTCGACGCCATCTACATGGCGGCTACGATGGCTATGAATCAAGGGCAGGGCGGCTGGCCGATGACCGTCTTTCTGACCCCCGACATGCAGCCATTCTTCGCGGGAACCTACTTCCCGCCCAGAAACGGGTTGGGGCGGCCCGGGTTCCCGACGATCCTCAAACGGATTGCGGAGGTCTGGCGCGAGCAACCCGACGGCCTGCGGACCCAAGCGGTCGAGATCACCGGGCGGTTGCGCGAGAGTTCTCGCCCGCCTCTGCCTCTGCCGGTGGGACGAGCCGAGATTGCTGCCGCCGTCGCCCACTTCGCCGCCACCTTCGATCCCGCATTCGGTGGATTCGGCTCCGCCCCCAAGTTTCCGGCCGCAACTGCCTTATCGCTCCTATTGCGCCATCACCGGCACACCGGCGATGCCCACGCCCTGCAGATGATCCGGACGACGCTGGATGCCATGGCCCGGGGCGGGATCTACGACCAGATCGGCGGCGGCTTCGCCCGGTACTCGACCGACGAGCGTTGGCTGGTCCCGCACTTCGAAAAGATGCTCTACGACAATGCGCTGCTGGCCAGGACCTATCTGGAGGCCCTTCAGGTAACCGGCGATCCGCTCTATCGGCGAATCGCAGCCGAAGTTCTTGACTATATCCTGCGCGAGATGACCGCCCCGGAGGGAGGGTTGTACTCCGCCACGGATGCCGATTCGGAGGGAGAGGAGGGGAAGTTCTACATCTGGACGCCTGCCGAGATCGTGGCAATCCTGGGGGCGGAAGAGGCGCGCGTCTTTTGCGCCTATTACGACATCACTGAGAGCGGCAACTGGGAGGGCAAGTCGATTCCCAACATCCGACGCACGGCAACACAGGTGGCCGCAAAACTCGGGATCAGCGGCGAGGCGCTTCAGATCTCGCTCGACCGGGCGCGGTGCAAGCTCTATGGAGCCCGGCGTCAGCGCGTGCCGCCCGGCCTGGATGACAAGATCCTCACGGCCTGGAATGGGCTGATGATCAGCGCGATGACCGAGGGCTACCGTATCCTCGGCGAGCGGCGTTACCTTGATAGTGCGATCCGGGCGGCCGACTTCTTGCTCTGTACCCTGGTCGGACCGGACGGCCGACTGTTGCGGACATATCGGAGCGGTTTCGCGCATCTGAACGCCTACCTGGAGGATTATGCCTGTCTCTGTGAGGGACTGATCGACCTGTACGAGGCGGGCGGCGATGGCCGGTATCTCCGTGACGCAGTCCGGCTGGCCGAGCGGCTGCTGGCCGATTTCGTCGATGAAGAGAGCGGCGCCTTCTGTACCACGTCGCGGGACCACGAATCGCTGATCCTTCGCCATCGGGAAGGGACGGATGGCGCCACCCCAAGCGGCAACGCCGTGGCGGCCTCGGCGCTGGCGCGCCTCTCATTCCACATGGCGCGCGATGACCTGCGCCGCGCTGCCGAGCGCGCCATCGCAGCCTACGGCAAACAGATCGCCCTCTATCCCCACGCCTTCACGAAGAGCCTCGCCGTCGTGGATCTCCTCCTGGAGGGGCCGGTGGAACTGGCCCTGATCGGCAGCCCGGAGGAGGCGGGGTATGAGGCGCTACGCCGGGAGGTTGGCCGCCACTACCTGCCCAATCGAATCATTGCACACCACGATCCGACCGAAGGCGAGCCACCCGATTTCCCCCTGGTAAAGGGGAAAGGGTTGGTGGATGGTCGCGCAGCCCTCTACATTTGCCGGAACCTCACCTGTCAGGCCCCGATCACCGACCCCGTGCAGGCGGCCTCCGCCCTCAGCCTACCCGAGCAGCTTTCAGCCGGCGGCACGCGCTCAGCCGTCGGATCGTTCCTGACCGGTCACGCGACTGAAGCCGGCACGGCTGCGTACGCCGCTCGCTTTGCCTCATTGGGCTATGTGGCGCTCGGATCGACCGGCCTCATCACCTGCAAACTGGGCTTCGGTGGGTACCGGATCGACGACGAGACCCGTGAGCACGACGAGGCCATGAAGAAGGCGCTACTTGAGGGCTGCAATCTGATCGACACCTCCACCAACTACATGGATGGCGGCAGCGAGCGATGCGTCGGGGCCGTCCTCGGCGAACTGGCGCGGGCCGGAACGCTGCGCCGCGAAGAGGTCATCGTGGTCTCCAAGATCGGCTACGTGCAGGGGCAGAATCTGGAGCTGGCGCAGCAGCGGGAAGCGGCGGGAACGCCGTTCCTGGAGATGGTGAAATATATGGACGGCTGTTGGCACTGCATCCATCCGGAGTTCTTGCGCGACCAGCTTGAGCGGTCCCTCACACGGCTGCAGCTCGAAACCCTCGATGTCTGCCTGCTGCACAATCCCGAGTACTTTCTCACCGATACCAGGCACCGTGGACGTAGCAATCTTGAATCGGCTCGCGACGAATTCTATCGGCGGCTGCGCGAGGCGTTCGCCTTCTTTGAGACCCAGGTAGCAGCCGGCACGATCCGATGGTACGGCGTCTCCTCGAATACCGCCGCGTCGCCCGCCACTGATCCCGAGGCAACCTCACTGACCCGGATGCTGACCGCAGCGCGCGAGGCGGGCGGACCGGCCCACCACTTCCGAATCCTCCAGCTCCCGATCAACCTGTTTGAGGCCGGCGCGCTGCTTCTGCGGAACAACGGGCTGGACAATCGGCAGACGGTGCTTGAGGCCGCATCTGCGGCCGGGGTCGGCGTCCTGGTCAACCGACCGCTCAACGCCATCGTTGGCAACGGGATGATCCGCCTGGCGGCGACCCCAAGCCGGCGTGCCGCCGACGCAATCTCGGCGATCATCGACCCGCTCCTCCCCGAGGCGCAACGAGGCGAGAGCCTGTCCAGGAAGGCACTGTGGGTCCTGACCAGTACGAAGGGCGTGAGCTGCGTCTTAAACGGCATGCGCACCCCAGCCTACGTCGATGACTCGCTCGGCGTCCTGCCCTGGCCTCCGCTCGACGATGTCGTCCCGATCTATCAGGCCGTCGCGCGCCTCACGCCGCTTGACGCAGGCCGACTAAGCAGGTAG
- a CDS encoding XRE family transcriptional regulator, producing MAKNMSQKEINEILWRACDTFRGTLDPTQYKDYILVMLFLKYMSDLWKDKRDQCRERYKGDEKRVERALSRERFIMPVVELKDRDGKVEESFPATFDNLYERRTRSNIGELVNIALEAIEDANKAKLENVFRNIDFNSEPNLGQTKDRNRRLNHLLEDFAKPELDLRQSRIGNQDIIGNAYEYLISRFAADSGKKGGEFYTPGEVATLLAKLLNAQPGETICDPACGSGSLLIRVAKEVGSSNFALYGQESNGSTWALCRMNMFLHEMDNARIEWCNTITSPSLVEGDSLMKFNVVVANPPFSLDKWGQDFAENDPYNRFWRGIPPESKGDYAFISHMIETAIEGDGRVGVIVPHGVLFRGGAEGKIRQKLIEGNLLEAVIGLPANLFFGTGIPAAIVIYNRARKPWGQARAHRDKHVLFIDASREYQDDKNQSRLRPQDIDKIVEVFGAFKAVDKYAYPATLEEVQENDFNLNIPRYVDTFEPEPDVDIPAVQKEIADLEAELVTVETALAGYLKELGL from the coding sequence ATGGCGAAGAACATGTCTCAGAAGGAAATCAACGAGATTCTCTGGCGCGCCTGCGACACCTTCCGCGGCACCCTCGATCCCACCCAGTACAAGGACTACATCCTTGTGATGCTGTTCCTCAAGTACATGTCTGACCTCTGGAAGGACAAGCGGGATCAGTGTCGCGAACGGTACAAGGGAGACGAGAAGCGCGTCGAGCGGGCGCTTAGCCGCGAACGCTTCATCATGCCCGTCGTCGAGCTGAAGGATCGGGACGGCAAGGTCGAAGAGTCTTTCCCGGCCACGTTCGACAACCTCTACGAACGACGCACCCGATCCAACATCGGCGAGCTGGTCAACATCGCGCTCGAGGCCATCGAGGACGCCAACAAGGCCAAGCTCGAAAACGTCTTCCGCAATATTGATTTCAACTCCGAGCCGAATCTGGGTCAGACCAAGGACCGTAACCGCCGGCTCAACCACCTGTTGGAGGACTTCGCCAAGCCCGAGCTCGACCTTCGCCAGAGCCGCATCGGCAACCAGGACATCATCGGCAACGCCTATGAGTACCTGATCAGCCGCTTCGCCGCGGATTCGGGCAAGAAGGGCGGGGAGTTCTACACGCCCGGCGAGGTCGCGACCCTCCTGGCAAAGCTCCTGAACGCGCAGCCGGGCGAGACGATCTGCGACCCCGCCTGCGGGTCGGGATCGCTGCTGATCCGTGTCGCCAAGGAAGTGGGATCGAGCAACTTCGCGCTCTATGGTCAGGAGTCCAACGGAAGCACTTGGGCGCTGTGTCGGATGAACATGTTCCTCCACGAGATGGACAACGCGCGCATCGAGTGGTGCAACACGATTACCAGTCCGAGCCTCGTCGAGGGCGACAGCCTCATGAAGTTTAACGTCGTGGTCGCCAATCCCCCCTTCAGCCTCGACAAGTGGGGCCAGGACTTCGCTGAGAACGACCCCTACAACCGCTTCTGGCGGGGGATCCCGCCCGAGAGCAAGGGCGACTACGCCTTCATCAGCCACATGATCGAGACCGCTATCGAGGGTGACGGGCGGGTCGGCGTCATCGTGCCGCACGGCGTGCTCTTTCGAGGTGGTGCCGAGGGCAAGATCCGGCAGAAGCTCATCGAGGGCAACCTCCTCGAGGCGGTGATCGGCCTCCCAGCCAACCTGTTCTTCGGCACCGGCATTCCGGCCGCCATCGTGATTTACAACCGAGCTCGGAAACCATGGGGCCAGGCACGCGCCCACCGTGACAAGCACGTGCTGTTCATCGATGCCAGCCGGGAGTACCAGGACGACAAGAACCAGAGCCGGCTGCGCCCGCAGGACATTGACAAGATCGTCGAGGTCTTCGGCGCATTCAAGGCAGTCGACAAGTACGCCTACCCGGCCACTTTGGAGGAGGTGCAGGAGAACGACTTCAACCTGAATATCCCGCGCTACGTGGACACCTTCGAGCCGGAGCCCGACGTGGACATCCCGGCCGTGCAGAAGGAGATCGCGGATCTCGAAGCCGAGCTCGTCACCGTCGAGACTGCGCTTGCCGGCTATCTTAAGGAGTTGGGACTTTGA
- the cotR gene encoding Putative sporulation hydrolase CotR, with translation MSDGFYILSVDGGGFRGLFAAHLLKRIEEEWQIDWRDRFRLLAGTSTGSILTAGLACGLPAARLAEFYRVHGAAIFAPRFRSRLDVLNLFTSRYSNARLRALLDETFGETTLGEVGVPLVLPAVDIDNGCVHVFKSKFHDEFVRDPKVRVSDAVLASCSAPTYFDPHLVGDYQVVDGGLWANNPSLVATIDAHYRLGIPLENIRVLSVGTGTSKTFYPRSAGKWRDRLVRSWQGWGIASRWQRSKLLDLILNLQSANAHNMLCLLLGESPRDPKRVLRLTFESDHPLPMDSTHKQSEWVTKADHAFTHNAARITDFLSIPGATR, from the coding sequence TTGAGCGACGGCTTCTACATCCTCTCCGTCGATGGTGGCGGCTTCCGAGGGCTGTTCGCCGCGCACCTCTTGAAGCGCATCGAGGAGGAGTGGCAGATCGACTGGCGCGATCGCTTTCGCCTGCTGGCCGGCACGAGTACCGGCTCGATTCTGACCGCCGGGCTGGCCTGCGGGCTCCCGGCCGCCCGGCTGGCCGAGTTCTACCGCGTGCACGGTGCGGCGATCTTTGCCCCGCGATTCCGCTCGCGACTCGACGTTTTAAACCTCTTTACCAGCCGATACTCCAACGCGAGGCTCCGGGCGCTCCTGGATGAGACCTTCGGCGAGACGACCTTGGGCGAGGTCGGAGTCCCCCTCGTCCTGCCTGCCGTCGATATCGACAACGGCTGTGTGCACGTCTTCAAGTCCAAGTTCCATGACGAGTTCGTCCGGGACCCCAAGGTACGAGTGTCGGATGCCGTCCTCGCGTCTTGCTCTGCGCCTACCTACTTCGATCCGCATCTTGTCGGGGACTATCAGGTCGTCGACGGCGGTCTGTGGGCCAACAACCCGTCCCTGGTGGCGACCATCGATGCCCACTACCGGCTGGGTATCCCGCTCGAAAACATCCGAGTCCTGTCCGTGGGAACAGGCACCAGCAAGACCTTCTATCCCCGGAGCGCGGGAAAGTGGAGGGACCGCCTGGTCCGCAGCTGGCAGGGGTGGGGCATCGCGTCCCGCTGGCAGCGCAGCAAGCTGCTCGACCTGATCCTCAACCTCCAGTCCGCTAACGCCCACAATATGCTTTGCCTTCTCCTCGGGGAGAGCCCTCGGGACCCGAAGCGTGTTCTCCGTTTGACCTTCGAGTCCGACCACCCCCTGCCCATGGACTCCACCCACAAGCAAAGTGAATGGGTCACCAAGGCCGACCATGCCTTCACCCACAACGCCGCACGGATCACCGACTTCCTCTCCATTCCAGGAGCTACAAGATGA
- a CDS encoding Alternative oxidase, with the protein MGSKLQKLTVEQRHQAQQLTLNTPRMQYGILARLLFMIMDLVYGRQKTFSKFKVLEIIARVPYQSWENVAYIAITHMYADRKFARRVFDRVKEARDAQDNEMWHLLILEELTHARGIKENFVLYRILPQVIAIIYYHTCWLLYAIKPSWSYRLNAQFEDHAEHEYMEFVAEYPQLEWEGFKSLFEEDYGSFESIADLFRQIGHDERMHKEESLEAIATARFQ; encoded by the coding sequence ATGGGTTCGAAACTGCAGAAACTGACTGTGGAACAACGCCACCAAGCGCAGCAACTCACACTCAACACTCCGAGGATGCAGTACGGCATCCTGGCCAGGCTCCTCTTCATGATCATGGACCTCGTATATGGTCGCCAAAAGACGTTCAGCAAATTCAAGGTGCTGGAAATCATCGCCCGCGTCCCGTATCAGTCCTGGGAGAACGTCGCCTACATTGCCATTACCCACATGTATGCCGATCGTAAATTTGCCCGCCGGGTCTTCGATCGGGTGAAGGAGGCCCGCGACGCGCAAGACAACGAGATGTGGCACCTGCTGATCCTGGAGGAGCTGACTCACGCCCGCGGTATTAAAGAAAACTTTGTCCTCTACCGCATCCTGCCCCAGGTGATCGCCATCATCTACTATCACACCTGCTGGCTCCTGTATGCCATCAAGCCATCGTGGAGTTACCGGTTGAACGCCCAATTTGAGGACCATGCCGAGCACGAATATATGGAATTTGTGGCGGAATACCCCCAGCTCGAGTGGGAGGGGTTCAAGAGCCTTTTTGAGGAGGACTACGGCTCTTTTGAGAGTATAGCGGACCTATTTCGGCAAATCGGGCATGACGAGCGGATGCATAAGGAGGAGAGTTTGGAGGCGATCGCGACGGCCCGATTTCAGTGA
- the fur gene encoding Ferric uptake regulation protein translates to MTMQDKLLQFRQYLNRAGLKATRQRELIARAFFATTTHVSAEGLYRRVGGRHPRIGLVTVYRTLKLLKDAGLAHERQFGDGRALFEHASSERHHDHIICTECGKITEFASVEIEALQEQVVRRLGFHIQYHKLELYGLCRDCSAAGRGPGTHAIGVG, encoded by the coding sequence ATGACGATGCAAGACAAACTTCTCCAGTTTCGACAATATCTGAATCGAGCCGGGCTGAAGGCGACCCGCCAGCGCGAGTTGATCGCACGGGCCTTCTTCGCCACAACGACGCATGTCAGCGCCGAGGGCCTCTACCGCCGGGTAGGGGGTCGGCACCCGCGGATCGGCCTCGTCACGGTCTATCGGACGCTGAAACTGCTGAAGGATGCCGGGCTCGCCCATGAGCGGCAGTTCGGTGATGGGCGCGCCCTGTTCGAGCATGCCTCCAGCGAGCGTCATCACGATCACATCATCTGCACCGAGTGCGGCAAGATCACCGAGTTTGCAAGCGTCGAGATCGAGGCGCTTCAGGAACAGGTCGTCCGCCGACTCGGATTCCATATTCAATATCACAAGTTAGAGCTGTACGGCCTGTGCCGGGACTGCAGCGCCGCCGGCAGAGGACCGGGGACTCATGCAATAGGGGTCGGCTAA
- a CDS encoding Acetyltransferase (GNAT) family protein, translated as MDASLRKNLESYEAYLVERNHSMGCLVAIRRPFVLFINDELTVSSYNYADVVPWSKTPRRERIEEVLAHYRARGHSPHFNFTLETAPEGLVKALQSAGCALRTHKYVMFQLEPGNPPVPADVRVGQTGPEDMPAARRILSVSFGSGGSVWQEPTLRARLVARMRAAGMRQLGVWVDGQLAAAVHLHSAVGVGYITGMATAPEFRGRGLAGLLTAFAACLARDEGAALVALEVATPDAERVYRRIGFGRAAERVEYISPS; from the coding sequence ATGGACGCATCGCTTCGCAAGAACCTGGAGTCTTACGAAGCCTACCTCGTCGAGCGCAACCACTCCATGGGTTGCCTGGTGGCGATTAGACGCCCGTTCGTGCTTTTCATAAACGACGAGCTCACCGTATCCAGTTACAACTATGCCGATGTCGTACCGTGGAGCAAGACGCCGAGACGCGAGCGCATCGAGGAGGTGTTAGCGCACTACCGCGCGCGCGGCCACAGTCCGCACTTCAATTTTACGCTCGAGACGGCGCCGGAGGGGCTGGTCAAGGCGTTGCAGTCGGCGGGCTGCGCGCTCAGGACTCACAAGTACGTGATGTTTCAGCTTGAGCCGGGCAATCCGCCGGTACCGGCAGACGTACGTGTGGGTCAGACAGGTCCTGAGGATATGCCGGCTGCCCGGCGCATTCTAAGCGTCAGCTTTGGCTCGGGCGGGTCGGTGTGGCAGGAGCCAACGTTGCGAGCCCGACTGGTGGCGCGCATGCGTGCGGCGGGTATGCGGCAGCTCGGCGTCTGGGTGGATGGACAGCTTGCTGCGGCGGTACACCTGCACTCGGCCGTCGGCGTGGGGTACATCACCGGGATGGCCACCGCTCCGGAGTTTCGTGGACGCGGCCTGGCCGGCCTGCTCACCGCGTTCGCCGCATGCCTCGCCCGTGACGAAGGCGCCGCACTCGTGGCGCTCGAAGTGGCCACGCCTGACGCGGAGCGTGTCTACAGGCGCATCGGGTTCGGTCGCGCGGCAGAACGGGTTGAATACATCTCGCCAAGTTAA
- a CDS encoding iron(III) ABC transporter iron (III)-binding protein, with amino-acid sequence MGHFKRPMHRYLSMRWLSCWAILLVTSFLMHPGASASASELVIYSGRKESAIKPVVELFERETGIKVALKVGKTSGLANEIIQERGRPRADIFIATEAGVCEILAREGLLQSYASPGARAIPAEHKSVRGQWTGISGRARVIIYNKNLVKDGDIPNSILDLTEARWKGKIAIAGTRERTTLSWLSALVQVMGEAKAKAYIDKLLENGLQVLPDNSDVWRGVGSGEFAVGLTNSPNYHLALQANLPVGVVYPDQGQRGMGVLVNPNAVAIVKGSNNLNQARRFVDFLLSKPAQELLVKQAFEIPLLPGIDPGAVRPLSGFKVLQIPQERLADLEERTLTLFPGL; translated from the coding sequence ATGGGACATTTCAAAAGGCCGATGCATCGGTACCTGTCAATGCGATGGCTGTCCTGCTGGGCTATATTGCTTGTCACATCGTTCCTTATGCATCCGGGCGCGTCCGCATCGGCCTCTGAGTTGGTCATCTACTCCGGACGCAAGGAGAGCGCCATCAAGCCGGTCGTGGAGCTCTTTGAGCGTGAGACCGGCATCAAGGTGGCGCTGAAGGTCGGGAAGACATCCGGTCTCGCCAACGAGATCATCCAGGAGCGAGGACGGCCGAGGGCCGATATCTTTATCGCCACCGAGGCGGGCGTTTGCGAGATCCTTGCGAGGGAAGGACTTCTGCAGTCGTATGCTTCTCCAGGCGCTCGGGCGATACCGGCCGAGCACAAGAGCGTCCGCGGGCAGTGGACCGGCATCTCCGGCCGCGCCAGGGTGATCATTTACAATAAGAATCTGGTCAAGGACGGCGACATTCCGAACTCGATATTGGACCTGACCGAGGCCAGGTGGAAGGGGAAGATCGCCATTGCCGGAACGCGCGAGCGGACCACCCTTTCCTGGTTGAGCGCCCTGGTCCAGGTTATGGGCGAGGCCAAGGCCAAGGCCTATATCGATAAGCTGCTGGAGAACGGTCTGCAGGTTCTGCCGGATAACTCGGATGTCTGGCGAGGCGTAGGGAGCGGGGAGTTTGCCGTGGGATTGACCAACTCGCCCAACTACCATTTGGCGCTCCAGGCCAACCTGCCGGTCGGGGTCGTCTATCCGGATCAGGGGCAGCGAGGAATGGGCGTCCTGGTCAACCCGAACGCTGTGGCCATCGTCAAGGGTTCGAACAATCTCAATCAGGCCAGGCGTTTTGTCGATTTCCTCCTCAGTAAGCCGGCGCAGGAACTCCTGGTCAAGCAGGCCTTCGAGATCCCGCTTCTGCCTGGAATCGATCCCGGCGCGGTTAGACCGCTCTCAGGATTTAAGGTACTCCAGATCCCCCAGGAACGCCTGGCCGACCTGGAGGAACGGACTCTCACCCTGTTTCCCGGCCTATAA
- a CDS encoding Alpha/beta hydrolase fold protein, which translates to MPKVRVGQIECFYEESGQSEPVVWIHGLGLDHRVWGLQMPLFSRHFRCLAFDNRDAGQSDRSAGSYTIKTLADDVIGLMDTLAIDKAHIVGLSMGGAIAQELAIAHPARVDRLVLVSTYTSSDRRGADVLNSFALMRARFSREEYARATMPWVFTYHDYRIPGLVDLAIARFLEDPYFMPADVYARQVEAALSHFTEDRLSRITASTLIVAGDEDLMTPMRFAKTLHEHIPGATLTVIQGGGHAFILTHAEEFNRLVLLFLTAP; encoded by the coding sequence ATGCCAAAGGTGCGGGTCGGGCAGATCGAGTGTTTCTACGAGGAAAGCGGCCAGAGCGAGCCGGTCGTCTGGATTCACGGGCTCGGCCTCGACCACCGGGTTTGGGGGCTGCAGATGCCGCTGTTCAGCCGGCACTTCCGCTGTCTGGCGTTCGATAACCGCGACGCCGGCCAAAGCGATCGCTCGGCGGGCTCCTATACGATTAAGACCCTGGCCGATGATGTTATCGGCCTGATGGACACGCTCGCCATCGACAAAGCCCATATCGTTGGCCTGTCCATGGGCGGGGCGATTGCCCAGGAGTTGGCGATTGCCCATCCTGCCAGGGTCGACCGACTGGTCCTTGTCTCGACCTACACCTCGTCCGATCGACGCGGGGCCGACGTCTTAAACTCGTTTGCCCTGATGCGGGCTCGCTTCAGCCGGGAGGAGTATGCGCGAGCCACCATGCCGTGGGTATTTACGTACCACGACTATCGTATTCCAGGATTAGTGGACTTGGCCATTGCCCGATTCCTGGAGGATCCATACTTTATGCCAGCCGACGTCTACGCCCGCCAAGTGGAGGCGGCGCTCAGTCATTTCACCGAAGATCGCTTGAGCCGGATCACGGCCTCGACCTTGATTGTTGCCGGCGACGAGGATCTCATGACCCCGATGCGTTTTGCCAAGACACTCCACGAGCACATCCCAGGCGCCACACTGACCGTGATTCAGGGCGGCGGCCACGCATTTATCCTCACTCACGCCGAAGAGTTTAACCGCCTCGTCCTGTTATTCCTTACAGCGCCCTGA